One window of Drosophila busckii strain San Diego stock center, stock number 13000-0081.31 chromosome 3L, ASM1175060v1, whole genome shotgun sequence genomic DNA carries:
- the LOC108598365 gene encoding divergent protein kinase domain 1C translates to MLNALRRKFRLGMQRTVLIAVLLAVGLFSYAFLNLSFCFKLMSHRSLTHMCQKYEQHEYSGSLCEELCSSQSNFDNFQCPLNDMKTILFTAEKNGDMYAVKMAKHNDDDLSWTNNKGESIYPKIEEFHEIVKLHIILAYNVTLDDNMVRALVNQEIADNNSQQMVSFWRLFKDNNYMMGKLFDEESVFPAVLGSCGPYYATEGLQIVQSTPGILQYIASNRQQRLKHALNIMEYIFRLEEMKPEPLRMCKMQVNRFGLTPDRRLKYQSAEHVYVESQLDKRISNGAKCKSDQDCNYYACRGLCAADRQACTHVQQNNNFQVFCEQILVGSGTFQPGLLSGIRLPKSLQKLVKMCVQPPKEHQLPGRSQAPSLQLALRLYNELKQLLQAVIVASGDSDSEDEVEGESPRFSGRGGA, encoded by the exons ATGTTGAATGCATTGCGGCGCAAATTTCGCTTGGGAATGCAGCGTACGGTTTTGATTGCAGTGCTGCTGGCGGTGGGCCTCTTCAGCTATGCCTTCCTAAATCTATccttttgctttaagctaatGTCGCACAGAAGTCTCACGCACATG TGCCAGAAGTATGAGCAGCATGAGTACAGCGGCTCATTGTGCGAGGAGCTGTGCAGCAGTCAATCGAACTTTGACAATTTTCAGTGTCCGCTGAACGATATGAAGACTATATTGTTTACGGCGGAGAAGAACGGCGACATGTATGCCGTCAAG ATGGCCAAGCATAACGATGACGATCTGAGCTGGACAAACAACAAGGGCGAGAGTATTTATCCCAAAATTGAGGAATTTCACGAGATTGTCAAACTGCATATCATACTGGCCTACAATGTTACCTTGGATGACAATATG GTGCGCGCCTTGGTCAATCAGGAGATCGCCGATAATAATTCGCAGCAGATGGTAAGCTTTTGGCGTTTGTTCAAGGACAACAACTACATGATGGGCAAGCTCTTCGATGAGGAATCTGTTTTCCCAGCCGTGTTGGGCTCTTGTGGTCCCTACTACGCCACCGAGGGTCTACAGATAGTGCAATCCACGCCCGGAATTTTGCAGTATAT CGCTTCGAATCGGCAGCAGCGCTTGAAGCACGCTCTCAACATCATGGAGTACATATTCAGACTGGAGGAAATGAAGCCGGAGCCgctgcgcatgtgtaaaatgCAAGTGAATCGCTTTGGCCTTACCCCCGATAGACGCCTCAAGTATCAAAGCGCCGAGCATGTCTATGTGGAGAGTCAGCTGGACAAACGCATATCCAATGGTGCCAAGTGCAAGAGTGACCAGGACTGCAACTATTATGCCTGTCGTGGTCTTTGTGCTGCCGATCGTCAGGCCTGCACGCAtgtgcaacaaaacaacaatttccAAGTGTTCTGCGAGCAAATACTAGTGGGCAGCGGGACTTTCCAGCCTGGACTGCTCAGTGGCATACGCCTGCCCAAGTCGCTGCAGAAGCTGGTGAAGATGTGTGTGCAGCCGCCGAAGGAGCATCAGCTGCCCGGACGCAGTCAGGCGCCCAGTCTGCAGCTGGCTTTGAGGCTCTATAATGAgttgaagcagctgctgcaggctgTTATAGTTGCCTCGGGAGACTCTGACTCCGAGGATGAAGTTGAAGGTGAAAGTCCACGCTttagtgggcgtggcggcgCTTAG
- the LOC108598377 gene encoding diphosphoinositol polyphosphate phosphohydrolase 1 has translation MVKEKPNSTRIYDKDGFRRRAACLCVRAENESEVLLVTSSRRPELWIVPGGGVEPDEEPSVTAMREVLEEAGVVGNLGRCLGVFENNDHMHRTEVFVMNVTKELEEWEDSRSIGRKRQWFTVDEALSQLALHKPTQQHYLMQMQHSKTLENANTPGRVVNATHPPILTNTSSAAASPTTA, from the exons ATGGTTAAGGAAAAGCCGAACTCGACGCGCATCTACGACAAGGATGGCTTCAGACGTCGTGCTGCCTGCCTTTGCGTCCGTGCTGAAAACGAATCTGAG GTGCTATTGGTTACCTCTTCGCGACGTCCGGAATTGTGGATTGTGCCTGGCGGTGGCGTCGAGCCTGATGAGGAGCCCTCGGTAACCGCCATGCGTGAGGTGTTGGAAGAAGCTGGCGTTGTCGGCAATCTTGGTCGTTGTCTGGGCGTCTTCGAG aataATGATCATATGCATCGCACCGAGGTGTTTGTTATGAACGTCACCAAGGAACTAGAGGAGTGGGAGGACTCACGAAGCATCGGGCGCAAGCGGCAATGGTTCACCGTTGATGAGGCGTTGTCTCAGCTAGCGCTGCACAAGCCCACCCAGCAGCATTAtctaatgcaaatgcagcactCGAAGACACTGGAAAATGCCAATACGCCTGGTCGAGTGGTGAATGCCACGCATCCCCCCATATTGACCAACACATCCTCAGCGGCTGCATCGCCTACAACGGCATAA